The genome window ataatgtatttaattatACATTCTTCACTGTATTGTTGATTCtattatgacattttttaaattatttattatattattatttggcttATTGTGACGCTTtctatgttgtattttaatttttttattcatatttttatttttatttttttttcctaagggaactctcctgaaggattcaacaagtactatctatctatatatctgttttatttatatttatataatatatatacagtatatatatatatatatatatatatatatatatatatatatatatatatatatatatatatatctgtatatgtatatatatatatatatatatatgtatatgtatgtatatgtgtgtagctTATTATGACGCTTTTTatgttgtattgttattttttaaatttatattttattttataaattaaaaaataaaaatacaacataaaaagCGTAGTAAtaatccaaatatatatatatatatatatatttttttttttttttatatatatatatatatatatgtatatatatttatatatgtatatatatatttatatatttatatatatataaataaatatatactccaatgggctcaccacccatagcaggggtcatagaggtcgggtgcaatgtgagctgggcggcagccgaaagcagggcacttggcggtccgttcctcggctacagaagctagctcttgggacgtggaacgtcacctcgctgggggggaaggagcctgagctagtgcgcgaggtggagaagttccggctagatatagtcggactcacttcgacgcacagcaagggctctggaaccagttctctcgagaggggctggactctcttccactctggcgttgccggcagtgagaggcgacgagctggggtggcaattcttgtttccccccggctcagagcctgtacgttggagttcaacccggtggacgagagggtagcttccctccgccttcgggtgggggaacgggtcctgactgtggtttgcgcttacgcgccaaaccgcagctcagagtacccaccctttttggattcactcgagggagtacttgagagtgctcccccgggtgattccctcgttctactgggggacttcaatgctcatgttggcaacgacagtgcaacctggagaggcgtgattgggaagaatggctgcccggatctgaacccgagcggttttttgttattggacttttgtgcccgtcacagattgtccataacaaacaccatgttcaaacataagggtgtccatatgtgcacttggcaccaggacaccctaggccgcagttccatgatcgactttgtagttgtgtcatcggatttgcggcctcatgttttggacactcgggtgaagagaggggcggagctttctaccgatcaccacctggtggtgagttggctgcgatggtgggggaggattccggacagacctggcaggcccaaacgcattgtgatggtttgctgggaacgtctgccagagtctcctgtcagagagagtttcaattctcacctccggaagaactttgaacatgtcacgagggaggtgctggacattgagtccgaatggaccatgttccgcgcctctattgtcgaggcggctgattggagctgtggccgcaaggtagttggtgcttgtcgtggcgataatcctagaacccgttggtggacaccggcggtgagggatgccgtcaagctgaagaaggagtcctatcgggttcttttggctcataggactcctgaggcagcggacaggtaccgacaggccaagcggtgtgcggcttcagcggtcgcagaggcaaaaactcggacatgggaggagttcggggaagccatggaaaacgacttccggacggcttcgaagcaattctggaccaccatcctccgcctcaggaaggggaagcagtgcactatcaacgccgtgtatggcgaggatggtgttctgctgacctcgactgcggatgttgtggatcggtggagggaatacttcgaagacctcctcaatcccaccaacacgtcttcctatgaggaagcagtgcctggggagtctgtggtgggctctcctatttctggggctgaggttgctgaggtagttaaaaagctcctcggtggcaaggccccaggggtagatgagacccgcccggagttccttaaggctctggatgctgtggggctgtcttggttgacaagactctgcagcatcgcgtggacatcgggggcggtgcctctggattggcagaccggggtggtggttcctctctttaagaaggggaaccggagggtgtgttctaactatcgtgggatcacactcctcagccttcctggtaaggtctattcaggtgtactggagaggaggctacaccggatagtcgaacctcggattcaggaggaacagtctggttttcgtcctggtcgtggaactgtggaccagctctatactctcggcagggtccttgagggtgcatgggagtttgcccaaccagtctacatgtgttttgtggacttggagaaggcattcgaccgtgtccctcgggaagtcctgtggggagtgctcagagagtatggtatgtatgctcagtgccagagcttggtccgcattgccggcagtaagtcggacacgtttccagtgagggttggactccgccaaggctgccctttgtcaccgattctgttcataacttttatggacagaatttctaggcgcagtcaaggcgttgaggggatctggtttggtggctgcaggattaggtctctgctttttgcagatgatgtggtcctgatggcttcatctggccaggatcttcagctctcactggatcggttcgcagccgagtgtgaagcgactgggatgagaatcagcacctccaagtccgagtccatggttctcgcacggaaaagggtggagtgccatttccgggttggggaggagattttgccccaagtggaggagttcaattaggagtcttgttcacgagtgggggcagagtggatcgtgagatcgacaggcggatcggtgcggcgtcttcagtaatgcggacgctgtatcgatccgttgtggtgaagaaggagctgagccggaaggcaaagctctcgatttaccggtcaatctacgttcccatcctcacctatggtcatgagctttgggtcatgaccgaaaggacaagatcacgggtacaagcagccgaaatgagtttcctacgccgagtggcggggctctcccttaagagatagggtgagaagctctgtcattcggggggagctcaaagtaaagccgctgctcctccacattgagaggagccagatgaggtgcttcgggcatctggtcaggatgccacccgaacgcctccctaggaaggtgtttcgggcacgtccgaccggtaggaggccacggggaagacccaggacacgctgggaagactatctctcccggctgtcctgggaacgcctcgggatcccccgggaggagctggacgaagtggctggggagagggaagtctgggcttccctgcttaagctgctgcccccgcgacccgacctcggataagcggaagaagatggatggatggatggatatatatatatatatatatatatatatatatatatatatatatatatatatatatatatatatatatatatatatatatatatatgtttatttatatatatatgtttaattatacatatatatgtttatttttatatatgtttatatatatatatatatatatatatatatatatatatatatatatatatatatatatatgtttatatatatatatatatatatatatatatatgtttatttatatatatgtttttatatacaaatgtaatagattttaaaaaaaatgttttaatatgtcaTGTTTGAATGATAAttatttagtaatttttttttagcttttgtaGTGTCAATTTgtttgccaatcaatcaatcaatcactctgtatctatatagcgctttttttaaTGCACAAGCAAGGCAACACAAACTGCTTttcactggtaaaaaaaaaacaaaaaaaacagcactattgacaataccaaaatgtgttttttttgtgtgttgaaATACtcttattattttatttagaatATCATCTCACAGTTTTAGTTGTAAAAaattaacgtgtgtgtgtgtgtttaattgcAGGTTGCGGCGAGAAGGCTACACGGTGCAGGTGAGTGTCAACGACTACCTGGACATCTACTGCCCGCACTACAACACCAGCCTGCGGGGGACGCTAGAGCGCAGCGTGGCCGAGCAGTACATCCTCTACATGGTCAGCTACCGCGGCTACCTGACCTGCGACCCCCGGCTGGGCTTCAAGCGCTGGGAGTGCAACCGCCCGCACGCGCCCCACGCGCCCATCAAGTTCTCGGAGAAGTTCCAGCGCTACAGCGCCTTCTCGCTGGGCTACGAGTTCACCGTGGGCCAGGAGTACTACTACATCTGTCAGTATTTATATTTGCAGCATGATGCGCACCTTGTTGACTTTGCTACCTTTGCCCTGCTTTAGCCACGCCCACTCACCATCACCATGGCCACAGCTGCCTGAGGATGAGAGTCTACGTTTGCTGCTCCACTGGTGAGACTCACAACTTCTCTCATTACACCAAAGATGTCATATTCATGTGTGATGTCTCACACTGTCcatcttgtcttgtcttgtttgGGGGTGTCTGCTGCTCTCATCCAGATATTTTTACCAGCAGCCTGCAGGTCTTTTTGTACAAGACCCCTCCCCCCTTCTCTTCTCCTCACATTCTATCCATCTCCTCTAACCTTGTCAGCACTCATACATCCCACACTCAGGCCAATGCACCCCCCTCCATGTCACAGCTAATATGTCCATGCGCCTGACATGTACCTCCATGTGCTTGTCAGCATGTAGTAACTACTGTACATCAAATCAATATATAtcggcgaaacaggcttgtagggatgaaat of Nerophis lumbriciformis linkage group LG37, RoL_Nlum_v2.1, whole genome shotgun sequence contains these proteins:
- the efna3a gene encoding ephrin-A3 isoform X1, translated to MKMMMMMIATCSLCIVTVVLSNLHLSTGSNRHAVYWNSSNILLRREGYTVQVSVNDYLDIYCPHYNTSLRGTLERSVAEQYILYMVSYRGYLTCDPRLGFKRWECNRPHAPHAPIKFSEKFQRYSAFSLGYEFTVGQEYYYISTPTHHHHGHSCLRMRVYVCCSTVSQADDDSSQTSTAYTVRPSIKIHNIDEFNPEVPKLEKSMSPMCPLHLEESIHPSIHPSIHPSIHPFSAHRWELLNR
- the efna3a gene encoding ephrin-A3 isoform X2, which codes for MKMMMMMIATCSLCIVTVVLSNLHLSTGSNRHAVYWNSSNILLRREGYTVQVSVNDYLDIYCPHYNTSLRGTLERSVAEQYILYMVSYRGYLTCDPRLGFKRWECNRPHAPHAPIKFSEKFQRYSAFSLGYEFTVGQEYYYISTPTHHHHGHSCLRMRVYVCCSTVSQADDDSSQTSTAYTVRPSIKIHNIDEFNPEVPKLEKSVSGSSPSRDHLLMTVAAMLLVGAPLLS